The following DNA comes from Fusarium fujikuroi IMI 58289 draft genome, chromosome FFUJ_chr03.
CTGCTATTGATACGTTGAAGCTGCCAACCTTATCTGCTATATACCCCGGAAGAATACGCCCGATTCCACTGTTGCGGTCAATATCATGGTGCGACATATATGAAGCCATTGCCGTAACTGTGGATAAGACTCACCTTGATGCATTGAAAATTGAGACTAGATACCCAGCCATATTATTTGAAAGACCGACGTATTCACCATAGGTTACCATGAAAGTAATTGGTATAAACATGCCCATGGAGTAGAAGAACCCCGCCATCGAGGTAAGCACAAATGAGAGCGATGTAAATGGCCGGAGATAAGCCATGATGCCCGCTTCCTTTGGCTGAGGCGCAACCCGTGACCGAACGGTCAAATTCGTCACGAGGAGCAGACCTAACAACAGGAAAGCGCAAGCTCTCATCGTCCAACCAAAGCCAATACGGGGTATCAAGCGATTTACCACAATAGGTAAGACAGTACCGCCGAGACTAGAGCCGCTGGCGGTGATTCCAAGGGCCAGAGCACGCTTTTGTCGAAACCAGGTTGTGACACAGCTGAATGACGGATACAGAACCATAGCTGCGCCAAGAGGACTGCAAACCGCTTGGGAGAGGATGAAATGGTAGTACTGGGATGAtattgatgccatcatcagTCCAAAGACATGCAGTAGTGTTCCCGCGAGAAGAAGGTAGCGTGGACCGAACATGTCAAAGGCTCGTCCAACCAAAGGTGCCTATATTACACCGTAAGCATACGTGACATGGAAGAAGTCTCAACTAGCACTCACCGTAATGAACATCATAAACATCGACAGGGCCGGTATCCATGAGACAGTGCTCGGTGACAAGTCCTTCAACTGATTTGCTTCGTAATATGCTTGAAAAACTCCAACCTGAATTTGTAGTTAGCAATTGGGGAACAAAGCGATATTAGGACGATACTTGCGCAATTAGTCCAGCCGAAACTGAAAAGAGGCCGCAAAAGCTTCCCAAGACGACGGACCAGGCTTTCACCCCTCCATCTGGGAACTCGGTGCCAGGCTTGGGTTGCTCGGGGTTCGGCTTTTCAACCTTCGCTTGTTCGATGTCTGGGTCCATGGCGGTTCTGCCAATTGTCGTATTCATTGATCAGCTGGAAGTCTCTAATCCGATGACGTTACGGACGCAATTTATAGTAGGAGACAAAGATTGACATGCTGCATGAGTCACGGTAAAGCTTGTAGGGAATGTGCGCCGATATCCCCGATTTATTCAACCCCGACCCCGAGAAAAATATTTTATGGGTGGTTTCCGGGGGTCCTATAAATATCTCCGCTACGTTAGCGCCGACCCCGTGACGGCCTCGGTCTTACTACCAGTCCAGgggggagaagagaactCGGGAcaagatttaggtaatttaatACAAGTTTAGCCTAAGCTTAAGATAAATGTGACCAAGTCTATTTTAACATTCTATATCAGGacctgatattttcttgctcccgaGGCTGGTGCATCTGACTAATAATTGCCTGATGCCTTAGGTGGTTGACATGACTACTTCTTACTTGGCCCTTACCTAGAGTATTAGCTGCCCTGGTTCTACGTATAACCTGGCTTAATCGCAATGGTCTCACGAGCAATTTAACATATGTACAAGTTCACTAAGAGTTCTAGTCCAGAATGAAAATACTAAACCATCTATTTATGGATAATTTCCTGACTAATGAATCTTATCAGTGACTTAATGGTGTTGAGATAGaaaccatcttctccttcgcAGCCAAAAGCTGGAGTAGCACCAAGTCTCGTTGTTCCACCAACTTATCCCAGTTAACAGCTCCCAAGCTTTGATCCACGCTTTCTTGGAGCGCCAACAGCCTCTGCTCACTCCAGTCAAATCTATGTTTCAGAATATCATCCTCCCATCCACGAATCGCCGGCCCAAGTCTCTCCATACGCTGTGAAAATCCCTCGGgtccaccaccgccaccaagAGCATTTGTCGCAATGGGGCCTGTTAGAGCCCAACGAAGTCCAGGTCCAGATGTGACAGCTGCATCGAGATCCCCCGCAGACACGATGCCCCTGCTGATAAGACTATACGCTTCATTGTTGATAGCAGCTTGAAGGCGGTTCGATACAAAGCCAGGGACTtcgtgatgaagaagaatcgGCCTCTTCCCAACAGATCTGTAGAAGTTCAGTGTGATATTGACAGACTCACTGCTTGTGCCGGGATGAGGAACGACTTCGACTAAAGGAATCAGGTGGGGCGGGTTGAAAGGGTGTCCGATGAGTACGCGGGTGGAATCCTGCGTGCACCGCTGTATAAATTCCGAAGATGGCAGGCcggatgaggacgatgctATCACAACACCCGGCCGAGCATGTTTGTCCAATGTTGCAATAAGGCCCCTTTTCAACTCAAGCCTCTCAGGTCCATTCTGTAAGAGATCAGTTagcgtcatcatcattccaGATATATACATATACTATAACGGGTATATTTACCTCCTGGATAAAGTCGGCCTCAGCTAACCGCGGTGTGATGTCGTGAACAAACTCATAGTTGgagacaagctcatcataGTCCCCAAACCCTTCCAGATACGACTTTGACTGCTCGAAATATCTTTTGAGGATATTTTCCGCATTTTCAGCGGGGTcagagatgatgaccttgaGCCCCCTTGACAGAAACAGAGTTGCCCATCCCATTCCTATCACTCCACAGCCAACAATCGCTACGGTACGTATGTCCTGGGTCATTTCGAATGCTCAGAGAGATTTAATGAGTAGGGAGTGATTGTTCACAAAAACGATCAAAATTGTCATATTTCTATCGATAAATAACGTGATTAGATTAACTGCTAAttactcttctctttgctcACCACTCGAACTCATATCCGATGTATCCATTGCAACAAATGCGTTCAGTGCCTAAGCCGGGGCAAATCCGGGGAGCCGATGCCGGACTTCAAATTTACGGACCGACCACGGCCAAGAAAGGCGATGAACGGCAATTTCGGAGCCTGAGCACCCGTGAAGGCCAGATTGCACGCTCATTTTGTCCATCAATTGAAGTACATCTGTTATGTTGAGAAAATCAGCTGGAGCGATAAAGGTGGCCATACTTGGAAGCATAACCCGAGTTTGACTGTAAATAGCTAGAGATCCACTAGCCCATCCACTTCACCTCACCCTCGACATAATGACCACTAAAATTTCCGGAGATACCTACGGTGCAGGAACCACTGTCGACACGGAATTCAGTCCACTTCCTGTTGAGTGTCAAAGACTACTACGCCTCTTTGCTGCAAGAACACCCGGTTTCACCAAAGATGAAGCTCTACTCAGCGGAGTAAGCTTCCATGGTGATGATCTGCCCTGCATCCCAGGACCAATCAAATCCCAAGCCGTCACAGCAGTTCTACATGCAATGGTCGGTATAGTCGGCCTCGAAATCCTTCACCTTCGCGGGATCACCACCAGCAACGAAGTAGATATCGACGTCAATCACGCAGGTCTTTACCCCACTACCGCAGCACTTGTCAATATCGATGGCGTCACAGGCCCAGAGGTCATCAAATTGCCGACGGTGCCTCAGTGGGATAAAGACCGTGCTTCCAACTCGCCTCTTGTGTACCGTGCGACAGCTATTTACGAGACTGCTGATAAGGGCGTGTGGTTCCAGCTTCACGGGTCGCTTGATTCGTGGAAGATGCTGGCCCTTATCGGGATCAGTAAAGATCTCGATAGCGAGATCCGTACTAACGATGCAGCATACGAGCTCATCCAGGAGCGTGTCCGCACATATCGCGCCAGAGAAATCGAGCAGCTCATGGTAGAGAATGGTCTCTCGGGTTCAGTCGTTTACTCGCCCGGAGGATGGCGTCAGACTGAGATGGGCAAGTCTCTCTCACGACATCCGCTCGTCAATTACAAGAAACAGGCACAGTGTCCAGCACTTCCCCCTGTCTCTTTGCCCGTAATGGAGGATAAGAGACCTCTTGCTGGTATCAAAGTCGTCGAGTTGACTCGCATCATAGCTGGTGCAGCTGCTGGCGCCGCTCTTGCATCCCTAGGTGCTGAAGTCATCCGTGTCAACTCATCCAAGCTGAAAGACTATACGCCAGCCCAACCTTCCTCCCTCATGGCTGGCAAGACAACCATCGATTTGGATCTTGAAGACCCGGCTGACCATCAAAGGCTGATTCAACTATTTGAACAAGCCGACGTCATCTTGCAGGGTTACAGGTTAGGATCGTTGGCTCGAAGAGGCTTCGGTCTTAAGGCGGCACTCGAATTGGCAAACAAAAGAGGCAAGGGAATCGTCTACGTCGATGAGAACTGCTATGGTCCTGATGGATACTATGCTGAGCGGCCTGGATGGCA
Coding sequences within:
- a CDS encoding related to lambda-crystallin → MTQDIRTVAIVGCGVIGMGWATLFLSRGLKVIISDPAENAENILKRYFEQSKSYLEGFGDYDELVSNYEFVHDITPRLAEADFIQENGPERLELKRGLIATLDKHARPGVVIASSSSGLPSSEFIQRCTQDSTRVLIGHPFNPPHLIPLVEVVPHPGTSSESVNITLNFYRSVGKRPILLHHEVPGFVSNRLQAAINNEAYSLISRGIVSAGDLDAAVTSGPGLRWALTGPIATNALGGGGGPEGFSQRMERLGPAIRGWEDDILKHRFDWSEQRLLALQESVDQSLGAVNWDKLVEQRDLVLLQLLAAKEKMVSISTPLSH
- a CDS encoding related to monocarboxylate transporter 2 yields the protein MDPDIEQAKVEKPNPEQPKPGTEFPDGGVKAWSVVLGSFCGLFSVSAGLIAQVGVFQAYYEANQLKDLSPSTVSWIPALSMFMMFITAPLVGRAFDMFGPRYLLLAGTLLHVFGLMMASISSQYYHFILSQAVCSPLGAAMVLYPSFSCVTTWFRQKRALALGITASGSSLGGTVLPIVVNRLIPRIGFGWTMRACAFLLLGLLLVTNLTVRSRVAPQPKEAGIMAYLRPFTSLSFVLTSMAGFFYSMGMFIPITFMVTYGEYVGLSNNMAGYLVSIFNASSGIGRILPGYIADKVGSFNVSIAAATLSTILMLALWLPGHSHESAIAFAALFGFSSGTYTAISPALIAHISDLEEIGTRSGTMYAFMSVAALTGSPIGGALISSADGSYWKLQVFAGCMIGAGTACYIAARLYLTKGRLWEKI
- a CDS encoding probable acyl-CoA transferases/carnitine dehydratase → MTTKISGDTYGAGTTVDTEFSPLPVECQRLLRLFAARTPGFTKDEALLSGVSFHGDDLPCIPGPIKSQAVTAVLHAMVGIVGLEILHLRGITTSNEVDIDVNHAGLYPTTAALVNIDGVTGPEVIKLPTVPQWDKDRASNSPLVYRATAIYETADKGVWFQLHGSLDSWKMLALIGISKDLDSEIRTNDAAYELIQERVRTYRAREIEQLMVENGLSGSVVYSPGGWRQTEMGKSLSRHPLVNYKKQAQCPALPPVSLPVMEDKRPLAGIKVVELTRIIAGAAAGAALASLGAEVIRVNSSKLKDYTPAQPSSLMAGKTTIDLDLEDPADHQRLIQLFEQADVILQGYRLGSLARRGFGLKAALELANKRGKGIVYVDENCYGPDGYYAERPGWQQVADAAGGSSYVMGQSFGCPEGQGVLPSLPISDMSTGILTALTIMCGIRDRTKFGGSYRGHASLTAYNMATLDPEVRLYQRELVQKINDRYQFPTWSSDIHVAPLYYSILEAWDKNSDLIKDEKYYVHFSDSVFGSDLRVLGPVVEYDKEEYSPKWNIPPVPFCHHKFRLFSEQ